From the Glycine max cultivar Williams 82 chromosome 11, Glycine_max_v4.0, whole genome shotgun sequence genome, the window tatatgtaaaattaaagGTAGTAGGAGAGCCAATAAGCATTTTTAATTGCTAAATACATGAAATTATTAAGTTGAtgatcttaaaaatattaaaatatatgggATTAAAATGtggatttaatttaaatatattgacattgtaattttttttacagttaTAACTAAACACaaattatatgtaataaatttatttatttttataataacaaaaatttagagTTGCTGTTGAATCAATTGAGTTATTATTTCTtcgattgatatttatttttcgtatattttcattcattaaattatttcaacAGTTACATAATGAGTAATGAGTGAAAAGTGTGAGATATGGAAAAGAGCAAAATTTTGGTAATTGGGGCGACAGGAAACCTGGGATACAATTTAGCGGAAGCAAGCCTCATGTTTTGTCATCCAACATTTGCTCTTGTTAGAGACTCTTCTTTCTCTGACCCCATCAAAGCACAAAAGCTTCATTCACTTTCTCAAGCCGGAGCTACCATTCTCAAAGTACttcatctctctctcttcatttttctgtaatttaatttattgtttcaaGTTCTTATTcttatggttcaaattttgttcaTGGTCAGGGTTCGCTGGAAGACGAGGCCAGCATTGCTGAGGCTGTGAGGTTAGTAGATGTGGTCATTTGTGCCGTTTCAGCCAAACAGACTCTGCATCAAAAGCTTCTTATCCGAGTTATCAAACAAGCTGGCTCTATCAAGGTCATCCATGCAATTTTGTTTCTCTATttctttcttgtctttttgCGTTAAACCTTGTTTTTTGAGAATAAATTACAAGAGGGTTTGGTCAATGTCAAATGGGAATGGGAATGGGAATTTTTTTCCCACCCTTTTAGTGGTGAACCTTGGAAGCATAACCCATCAAATCCCTATGGTTTATTTCAAAGAAGGCTTTTAAAATTATAGTGGAAAGAGAGCACTTTTGTGCCTGCTtacattttttaacttttaacaatattctctaacatgtttttttaacacaattgAAATATATTAGAAGTCACATTTTTTTGTCTCACTTCTTATTTGATGAATTTGGTCCCTAAAAGTATACAACTGTTCCAAGTTGGtcattgaaagttaataaactaaaaaatgtcattgaaagttataaattttctgatttattctttgattcctataaataaaaataagataaatataaaagataaaagatactTTTAAGGActctttttgatttatttgaattGAGGGATTAACTTGATACCACATACATTTTTAGGGACCAAATTAATCATTCAACCTAATAATGATGTGACATATTGACATGTGACCACTCTAAGaggatatataattatttaacctGCTAAAATATGTTAGATTTGGTTATGTGATTTAATCTGTATAATCCAACCCACATAACCGCCATCCTAACATGTTAAGGAGTGAGTTGGATTGAGTAATTCTCTCTTTGGATCTTGTGATTTATTATTagttgaattttgttttgttgagcATAATGTTTTGTGGACTttgaatttaatgttattttgttaCTTCTTACTAAATTATTTAACTTATGGTGATAGCTTTTAAAGAATATTTGAGCTAAGACAATTTACTAGGATATTATTCTTATAATTGTGACATTATatttagattatatatatatatatatatatatatatatatatatatatacatttctttattcttttttatttggtgGATCTggtaagtctttttttttttttgtttcaacccAACCCGCAACTCACCAAATTTGTGTTGGATTTTTTAACTCTACCTAGACGAATTCAACCTAattcaatctattttttttaatcaataataaactaACGAAGCTTATTAGTGAAATAAAtgctaattatattaattaaaataaatactttaactGCTGACCTTGCCTTCAAAcatagaaattattatatggtTTGGGATTACTAAGTACTCATGATTTTGGTTAATCTTCACTTGAAAtgtaatcaaattttttaatctacaagaaaaagttaataaaacctGGACTAAGTGAGGATTAGCTCAGACGGTCTCggatcataaaataatttctttaaaatgttGATTTCCGACCTTGTTGATAGATGAACTGTTGTTGAGAAGGATTATCCTTCATCCCTCGTAGCATCATTAAGATATATGTAGCCAGTGTTCTCACTATCCATCTGTGTATTGGTGAAGCATCATTTCCTTAAGTTATTTGAGTTGTTAAATGTGTTCAATAAtctgttattaattaattgtggTTCTCAGAGGTTCATTCCATCTGAATTTGGATCAGATCCTACCAAGGTTCGAGTATCTGAGCTTGGAGATGGCTATAATTTCTATGCACccaaagttgaaattcgtagacTTGTGGAGGCTGAAGGCATTCCATACACTTTCATTTCATGCAATTTCTTTATGAGAGTTTTGCTTCCTTCTCTTGCTCAGCCAGGCTCAGATGCTCCTCCAAGGGACAATGTCAACATTTTTGGTGATGGGAATACAAAGGGTCTGCTCCATCATTATCAATCAAGACCATTGTTTGTTATTCTTTCACTTGGTGCTCTTTTGCTTATTCACGAATGGTTTCTTTGCAGGTGTCTTCATGAAGGAAAGTGATGTTCTGCATTCACTATCAATGCAGTTGACGACCCTCGCACGTTAAACAAAGTGTTGTATTTGAGACCCCCAGGAAATGTTTGTTCTTTGAATGAGCTGGTATAGATGTGGGAGATTAAGATTGGCAAGAAGCTTGAGAAATTGCATGTCTCTGAAGGAGAGTTGCTCCAGAAAATCAAAGGTATTATAGTAGTATCGGCAACTTCACAACTTATTGTCAAGAATATAGGAGGCTTGAACAATCATCTCgtacaataattattattatatggtaTGGGATCATCACATGTCTATAGTCTTGACCAATCTTTACATGACATATAATTGAGATTTTCAATTTACGGAATTACGGAAAAGAGTTAATAACATTTGATTACATGTTAAGTGGAGACTGGTCAGAACCATAGTAATCACTATATATAATAGTTTCTGTGGATATGAATgtcttttcttaaatatatgtatacaacatctcattttaaaaagaaaaagtgaggaAAAATGCTAACATATACGCCTGCATTTCTTTTATGGCATTGCAGGGACATCTTTCCCTGCCAACTTTGAAATGCTCTTTATATATTCTGCTTTCGTAAAGGGAGATCACACATACTTTGATATTGAGTCATCCTCTGGCGTGAATGGTACACAACTGTATCCACATCTGAAATATACCACAATAAGCGAATTCTTAGACACACTAGTTTAGACTTTGTTTGGGAATGTCGGGGAAGTGCGCAGTGCACATATTCTTGAGTTGAGAATTTGCATTCTTTCTATGTTGTGtttcctttatatttttctaaacacAACTTAAGAATGTATGACTGTGTTGAACAAATTAATAATGCAATACCCTGCTCGGTTTCTTGCCTGCTTCTTGACTTCCTTATTATCCTGAAATTGGCTACAAGTGTCAGACTGGTTGGCACAAAATTAGCTAGAATCTTACATTGTACAATAGTGGAGCAGGATAGAAATTTAGCATGGAGCTGGTTGTTTTCTGCACTTTGGTTGTTGAGATATTTACCATGTACTATATTAAGTAATGACTAATTGCACCGGAAAGAAATGCAGTTTCAAGAAATTCgcattttcaaaaagaaaaaagaaaagaaaaagatatgtgTAATTTACATATCTAAGAGCATGTAAAAAAacctatttattataaaaattaatgtgtattTAGATTGCAgactttattttgaaaaaaatattttttccatctttctaaaaatatgtgagaaaataattattttaagtttagGACCACATATTTTTCAAGTGAGacaattatatttaagtaaaaaaattcataatataatAAAGTCTTTTTCATAGCTTAAATCGAAAACTGTCTGAGGAAAATGTTGTATGTACTACTTAAACTAATTACCTGTTAGTAAATCTAGCTGACTTTAATGGTGAACACTGATTTAatgaagtaaaataataataataataataactctaCATGTATGTGTTACATCTATACTAAAACTGCACACTATAAAAATGACAATATATCACTAGTTTCTTAAGTGTGGGTTTAATGTTCGATTTACCATCAATATAGAGATTTTCAtattatcaactaattaaaaaacactctaaatatatgttttaactaattattataaaagttaatttttaattataacaattctaacttttttgttttagtaaaaCAGTTCAATTCGTTTCATTGATAATAAATTGTGCCGCCTTTGCTAAAGGATgaacaatataattaattagcTTGCCTCCTAACGAAACTTATTTCAAAGTTTGGACAAAAATATAACCTGTGTTTGCACAACCTGATAATGGCCCCTAATTCAATGTTTGCTATACAATTTGCTAGGATTCCTTCTACCATATCTTGACAATCAGACTCTAAAATAGCTTTGTCATACCCCATTTCAGTCAGCCAATTAATAGCTTCAAGAAAAGCCATTGCTTCTGCCTCTACTGGTTTTAGAGAACTTAGGAAAAGTGCTGACTTTGCACTAATAAAACAACTAGAATCATCCCTCAAGTAAAGGCCTGCTACAAACTTACCTTTACTTTATTCGGGATGTGCAATTTCCATAAGAACTtccataatataaaaatatgctgACCTTACTGAGAATCTCCCATCCTTGGCCAAACTCCACACTAGAGCATCATCCCCCAGATCACGCTGCTGAAGCAAATTACCAGCAAGCTCCAGATTCCAATGTTTGGTcctatcatcaacaagatcagCTACACAAAAATGTTCAGTACCTGAGAAGCGTGGATGCTATGCCACACAAGACTTGGATTATGGCCTAAATTGGCATCCAAAAAGACCCCTTTTGGGTAAATATTTGGCTTTGAAGACTCTAGACACCATAGCATCTTGATCAAAAacaaatttccattttctttctgCACTGCTAACCGATCCCACCCCAACCAATTTATCCACTTTCCTGAACTCCTGTTACTGCCCCACCAAAATGAGTTGATCATTATCTGAATTTCCTATACTGACCAATGATTTATCTTACTCCAAACTCTGTCTTTTAGATAGTTGAAGACAGCCCGCTTCCTCCTCCCAACCATAGAGGGCATCCCCAGATACTTGCCTGTTCCAAGGCACTCAGAAACTCCTAGGATAGACTTCACAATCTCCTTAGTATCTTCAGGACTgtttctactatttttttttttattctagttaaatttaaataatatttaaactaaataaatatctttaaagtaAATACATGAAGTACCAAAGTTTTAAACAAATGCATCAATCACTTAGCTATacaataatgtaattttaattcaGATTTGATCCAAGTTGTAAGAGGAACTGTGTCTTCCTGGGTCCGGTAGTTTTAAGGAGTGAAGGACCCAAGTCCAACACAAAGCGAATAGGTTTGGCCAGATTGGGTCACCAGGCCTCACGAACCTCGTACCGAAGAAGAGGCAAATTGCTAACTGGATCTCCCTAAAACACTAAATACCCTGctgatatatttgatatttttttcttccaaaaatacCCCTTTCCAGAACGTACTTTTGCCCAGTATATTTCGGAATTTAGATTCTATTACTTAAGAGTTGAGTTCTACAATCCTGACGAATGACATGTTCATCTGGTAAGGAGAAGGATGCTTTCGAAGACCCATTTCATAGATGTTATGTTTAGATAGATGGTCACCTTAGAAAAGTAAAGTCCTTATTTTATGTATAAGTTAATCTTCAATCTCacctttcacttcctttaaatCTACTAGTTAAACGTGAATTACTTgtgaaaattatttgattaaaaaacaaatataatatctcatgtgttgtttttgttgtttcttcaaCTAGAACTAATGAAATTTCATCTcgataatttacaaaaaaatttaactacttAGATTATCAAGATAAAACTCCAATTATAATTGGAGAATAATACAAACACCATTTTAAATTACACTAATGTAAGTCCAACTCTAAAAGTTTTACGCTCATTGATTTTATTATCATCCAGCTGTTTCAATAAACTTTGATACCAAATCCTATTTATCTATTTCTATTTAATCTTATcagtaaaaaaagaagattatTTAACCTAAAGGTTGATATTAATCtcaacattttatttaatttaccaCCATTGCTGCAGCGAAGTTGGTTTGAGTTAGGTTGCctacttaaaaatttattagcaTCTATTTTCctcaaaaaagaattaaaacattACTGTTAGTCACCCCAATTCTATCAACCAACTATGGATAAAAGATACCCCCAacattatttgtaaaaaattgaCAACCGAAGAATTacgtgattattattattattattattattattattattattattattattattattattattattccagTTAGTGTTTCGTTTGTTTTACCAAAAATCGTATTATAGAGAGAGGGGAAAAAGCAGTGGTAGGTTGCCATCAACACCCTTATGCCCATTGGATTAGGTGGCTGGTCACACATGTGACCATCGCGATCaaccttttcatttttattttatttttctttttattatcatCTATATAGTACTTTAAACGTGCAAATGCAGGTGATTGAAGTTAACAGGTATTAATATGATCTTATTTATTCTACGGAGCAGTATACAACCAATATATGTTATGTactcgaaaaaagaaaaaagaaaaaatcatgacAAAGGCACTCCGAGTGACCTAATCCACCAACAAATTATAATGGATGATCGATCTGGTTTACATCTCCATCTTTAGATTGCTAGCTTCAACTAGACCTGCAAGAGACATAAAACAACACATTGTTTTAGAATTCACATTCAGAAGTAGCCCAGTTCAACAACTTTCTATATCACCAATATTTTTGTATTGCTTAAATTAAGGGTGATTGTGTAGTAATGGCCAAAAAGTCTCAAGAAAACGATTGATCCTTGGCTCATCATCCAAAGACCTTAATTAGAAGAATTTCAAAAAGAGAAGCTTCCTGCTCTTTATACctattttatttcactaaatACATTTCCAACCTCACAAGTAAAATTTGTCTTGTATCACAAACAACTTAACAACTTGTTATATATAGCAATTCGAaccgtttatttttttttattattatttttgttatatgatATATGTCCGTGAATGATGCATTGAGTCAAGCAGCTAAAACCTTTACCGCCACTTTGTAGGAGTGAAAGTTGGGGGAAAGAAAGGGACGTAATAAGAAGCAAATAAAATAGACAACTGGCTTGATGGGTGAATGATTAAAAGatcccttttaaaaaaaattccttcatTTTGATGGAAAAAGGACTTATCAGTAATCTGTGGGGCTCTCGGGTCTCTATCACCCATGAAAATCCACTCTGCTTTGCTTCTACTTTCTACTTTTAGGATATCAGGCTAAGGAAAAAAGTGATTTTGACAAGTCACAAATTTGTAGCTACCTGTAAATGGCTGAGAAGGAAAAGATGCTGTTCGCCCTTGATCAAAAGCAACGTTGTAAAGGCTTTGGAAATCACCACCTTCCCAATTTGAGGAGGGTAGAATTTGCTGCAGTGCAAAAAAATTCAGATCAATATTTGGACAAGACTAATCATTAGAAGAACATTACATACACAAGAGAGGGTAAAAAAACCTACAGTGAAACAGGACGAGTCAAGAAACGTTTCGGGCAAAGGTACAGGGCTAGTACTAATGTTCCTTCGGAGTCCCATGTTTGGAGGGCTTATCCCCATGTTGTTTATTAGTCCACCACAGCACGATACAAGTTGCTGCGCTGAATTAAATGGTAGATACGAAGGGTTGTTACTCATACTCATATCTAATGGCATCCCAATGTTTGGAAAACTTTGAGCACAAGAAGGAAACACCTGTGGGAattgaatcaaatcaaacataagAGTTAtgtcattaaaaataacaagaatGCATAAACAAGTTCAAAATTCTAATCTTTTCACTATTTGAATATAATTCgaccaaggttttaaaaaacaatccaccacccagtatttttttttttttgttgtaacatcaaggcttttttttttaattataattatactgGCAGCATTTATCCGTAATTTCTCATAATATCAAAGGACACTAGGAAACCACAACCATTATTTAATCGGACtaatagaagaaaaaagtgaaaaaattgtGTTATCAGCAATGACCTTACCTCTTTGGTAAATAGTTCGTCAAGGTTGAAGTCAAGCCTTGGGTTTACAGCCGCTAATTTCATTGACAAGAACTGTATGTGccaataaatacaataaaataagtCACGTGAACTTCAAAAGTTGAAAGCATATTCCAACAGTAGACTAGTAAATTAATTTGGTATGGAGCAATAATATTTAACTAACGAATAGGAATGAAGTTGGAGGgagtaactaactaactctaACCTCAACTTGGCGTTGAAGAGACTGAACATAGTTAATAATTTCATCAAGCATTCCAGCTTTCCCTGCAACTTTGTTGCAACCCGGTACTAAATCTTGCAAATACTTCATTCTCTCACTAATCTTCTCCCTCCTAACCTGCACCAAACAAAACATTTGCATTAAGTAGAGagaatcaaaacaaaacaaaaacgctttaagaaaattatacaaTATACTATCTCCAttcctttttataagaaataagctatagtatattaattaatttttactcaCTCTTTCAGCTAAGCTATGACTATCCGTGGCTTGTCCACGACGCGCTCGGACATGAATGTACTCTGGCTTCTGATTTTGAACCTCGGAGCCTTTCGAATTATCCTTGGAAGTCTCCGCAGAGGTTGTTTCTctgttgttgtttttatttgcGTTGGATTTGCCATTCTTGTTGCTGGTTTGCTCTGTTACTTTGGATTCTCCTTCTTCACCACTTGCTTTGACTCTCTTGTCCTGTTTATTATCACTCGCCGCAACAacctaaacaaaacaaaacctcACCGTTACTTTACCGTAGTCCATAGCATACTCATAACATAACCTCGAtggttagcatttttttttttatctggaaAAGTAACAGCTAACATTgacatctaaaataaaaaaaaaagtactactACCTTGGAGTTCTGAGGTTTTCTCTTCTTAGTGTTTTCTTTCGCACTGGCCATGTTTTCCTTGGGTGAAACCAAGTCTCCGCCTCTGCTACAAGTTGGCGAAATGGTGGGTAGAAAACCGGAAGAGGATCCGAATCCGGCGTCGAATTCGGGCCAGACACCCGGGTCGGGTTTGACGGAGTGAGTTAGGACCTCGCCGAGCGCGGAATCAGCGCAAATATTCATGACCAGGCCCTGActctgagaagaagaagaagaagaagagaagacgGCGTTAACGTTAACGTTAAAGTCCGTTAAGTAGGGTGGTTGGTTGTTCTGGAGGTGTTGCTGCCACTTGATGGTTGCTTCCCGTTGTCTTTCCAACACTGTCATGTCCGAACAGGTGGCTCCTAGATTCCCCGAAGTGTTGAGACAATGCAACATGGTTGGCTGTTGTTTGTTATTCTTAAGGATTAGGCACGGCGTTGTTGTAGTTGTAGTACgcggtgtgtgtgtgtttggaaaacaaaaagaaaaaacgaCGTAGGGTCAGAGTGTGCGAGAGAAACAGAGGAGGAGGAAGCGTGAAATGTTGTTAAGGATGAGGAGAGGGATAGGAGTGGGTATATATAAACGTGGgaagattatattatatttgtttcgttttgaataataataaataaatatggccGCAGATCGACGGAATCTGGCCGGAAtaattaagagagagagagagagagagagagggcccTCCATAACCAAGGCTGTGGGCTTTGGGCCCCACTGATATGACCGCCACGTGGGCGTGTCCAACACTTCAAAAACGGCAGcgttttactt encodes:
- the CIB1 gene encoding basic helix-loop-helix transcription activator CIB1; this encodes MLHCLNTSGNLGATCSDMTVLERQREATIKWQQHLQNNQPPYLTDFNVNVNAVFSSSSSSSQSQGLVMNICADSALGEVLTHSVKPDPGVWPEFDAGFGSSSGFLPTISPTCSRGGDLVSPKENMASAKENTKKRKPQNSKVVAASDNKQDKRVKASGEEGESKVTEQTSNKNGKSNANKNNNRETTSAETSKDNSKGSEVQNQKPEYIHVRARRGQATDSHSLAERVRREKISERMKYLQDLVPGCNKVAGKAGMLDEIINYVQSLQRQVEFLSMKLAAVNPRLDFNLDELFTKEVFPSCAQSFPNIGMPLDMSMSNNPSYLPFNSAQQLVSCCGGLINNMGISPPNMGLRRNISTSPVPLPETFLDSSCFTQILPSSNWEGGDFQSLYNVAFDQGRTASFPSQPFTGLVEASNLKMEM
- the CIB1 gene encoding basic helix-loop-helix transcription activator CIB1 isoform X1 gives rise to the protein MLHCLNTSGNLGATCSDMTVLERQREATIKWQQHLQNNQPPYLTDFNVNVNAVFSSSSSSSQSQGLVMNICADSALGEVLTHSVKPDPGVWPEFDAGFGSSSGFLPTISPTCSRGGDLVSPKENMASAKENTKKRKPQNSKVVVAASDNKQDKRVKASGEEGESKVTEQTSNKNGKSNANKNNNRETTSAETSKDNSKGSEVQNQKPEYIHVRARRGQATDSHSLAERVRREKISERMKYLQDLVPGCNKVAGKAGMLDEIINYVQSLQRQVEFLSMKLAAVNPRLDFNLDELFTKEVFPSCAQSFPNIGMPLDMSMSNNPSYLPFNSAQQLVSCCGGLINNMGISPPNMGLRRNISTSPVPLPETFLDSSCFTQILPSSNWEGGDFQSLYNVAFDQGRTASFPSQPFTGLVEASNLKMEM